A window of Metopolophium dirhodum isolate CAU chromosome 6, ASM1992520v1, whole genome shotgun sequence genomic DNA:
tctaaatttccaactcatataatataaattttgtatttttgttttaaatgaaaagCAAGGGAATAACATgcaaatcaaacaatttaattttcatactataaaagtattcagaatacatcacaaaatacttttgaaatagtACTCTaaaagtattcggaatactacccAAGACTGGGACCATATGCATTGGCGCCCATAGTGGGAGGGAAGCATTATCCCCTGGCTTattggaaatttaatttaaatagagtATAGTATGATAAATTACTGTATAACAAATACAAAGTgcgttatacaaaaaaaaaaaaggtcaccaTTAAATAAAATCCTGTTAAaccaaattaacaaaataaattatgcttaATGTATAGGCAAACTTTCCCTCCCCTTTAGTATAATTTCTGTGGGCGCCTGTGACCATATGATATTGATTTACACCATATTATAACTAACAACTATAAGTATACTATAATGGTTTATAAAAAAACGATTCAcagttttatgtataatattcctccttaaaattgtataactattaCTTTACTTCTATCATTTTCAGATCTCAAACATGTCCACACTGTCGGTCAAAAGTAACCGAAaagcaaattattaaattatattttcacaacaattcaaatttaagtataaaagaaGACATATCTTCACTGACACACCAAGTGCAATCACTTACATATGAAAATACTCTGAAGaaagaagaaataaaaaatttgttaacTATAACCAAAAAAGATAAAGAACAACTGACTTCATTaaagtaaagaaaaatatttaatttatacttttagataatataggtattcattatatttacacTTTACAGAAAACATATCAAAGATGTGGAAGACAAAATACGAGGCCATCAAACATTAGTATCCACTTTACAAGAAAGTGTCCGTTATTATAAATCTGAATGCAAAAAATCTTCTTGCTACAAACTTGAAGCTGAAGATCTAAGAAAAGATTTGGTAAAATACCAATCGTAAgacaactttttatttaatcataaaaaattaataatttatgtaatattcgtATTAAATTGCAgaataaacagtatattatatggaaCAGCTGCAGATTCTCAAGAAGCTGTAtctctgttaaaaaaaaagactgATATTCAAACTCTATGTTTACTTATAACCTCTTTTAAaaagtatgatatattatttaaaaaactgtgtattatttaataactcaaCAAATGTTTTGTAGAGAAATTCAGACTTTAAAAGAAAGCAATAGAGATTTGGAAACTAAGTTTTCACAACGTGTCACTAAATACATGGAACTTAAAAGACATTTGTGCAATGTAAATTCAAAAGAATCCGTGAATATCAGAGTAATGgagtatgtaatattttgtttaagtattttaatcttataacaaattgttatatttaaatcttaaaacattaatttaaaagtacactaaaaatgtattattataaatcttactTAAGAATCAGCCAAGTGTATATTAagtttttgaatacatttacagtgcctaataacttatttttcagaaaattgaAATCAGAAATTACTGATCTTGAAGCAGAAATTTTAAGACTGCAaaagaaatgtgaaaatttaGAATCTCTAGTACAAGCAAATGATGATACTCCAAGAAGAACTGAATTAcgtaaaagaataatatacgaAAGTCCAGCTCCTGATTTGTCTATTACTCCAAGTTTAGAAAAAGTACATTAAgtgatatctattatttatttaagtgaattcaatacttaagtatattaaaatgtaaaatttaaatagaacatagtttttaatatgAGAAAATTAGAAGTTTTGATTAGATTAAAAACATTGATACTATGTTGGTTGAATTGTCAatcattttttatcaataatttaataacaattttctaGGGTTTAAAAACAGTTATAAACTCTCCAGAAAATTCAGTTTCTTCAATGGAACAACCAAAAGGTCAATTGAAGCCACatagtttaaacaaaaaaacagaaCAATCATCATCACactgtgtaaatatatatatattaattatgaaatactaaacacgtttttaaatatttttcctgattattatattcttgttAAGGTCAACACATTTATGCCAAAAAGTCCTCGGAGACCAATTGGATTTATGAGACCACCTTTAACTACTAAATCGGTAAGTGCAAATTATGTATCAAAATCTATGGTCTTTTCAAGTAGTTCAGATGAAGAAATGTTTGATGGTCTTGGTGGTCGTTCGAAACCAGATGTGTACCCTAGTCGACAGAAACCAGTAACTAAAAAGCGAAAATTAGTttctaatttcaaaaaaaaaccaccaCCATCAAATGGTAATACAACTTTGGATAGTTTTTTATCTGCTGAAATtctttaattatgtatatttataaaaaaaaaacatatttatataagtgtaattttttatagtatatattcgacaatatcaaattatatttaaataacaatattagaaTTCTTATaagtacattaataatattattttttttttttttattggttcatcttttttttttaattaatgaattacAGTTTGTTGATAAagcataattaaatttaaatatgtatacataaattgcTCATTAACaatacgaataatattgttgacttaataatattacattttgaacacaCTTTGGTGTTTGGCtcctatgaaaataaaatcaagtaTTAAAAGAATtgcaaaaatatttgtatcatgaataaataattaaataatatattgagatTTAATTAGTAACAAATATATTACCTCCGGATGACTATTATAACATCCTCCCAGTTTGCGTCTATAAAAAGAGTTGAGATTCAGTTTGTTGCAACTATGATCTGTGATTATACCTGATGTGTTTTTATACTCCACTTTAACTGGATTAACGCTCAAATGACTTTGACTGCTTTCTGCATTTTTTACAACAACGAGAAGTAAATTTGAATGGGCTATACGTTTTACAAAAAACGgcctaaaaaaatgttcagatTTACATTAAAGTACTACGTATTAGGAATATTAGCCCCTCCCCCATAATTTCTGCAATGTTTAACTGAAATAGTCACAGTACATGATCGTAAGtttgatttcaatattattatacattcatactaTTGCAGTTTTCTGAACCTAACCTTATAGTTGATCCAGCTGGCGGTGGAGCATCAAATCCTTCAGCACTTAGGTGTTCATGTTGCAGCATAAACAAATCGGCTATCTTATCGCAGGGTTtactgataattttaaatttttctgggTTTTTATTGGGCACCACATCATCTCCATACCCTAATAGATGATAAATATAAGAtgagttaaaacattttacattatttgcaACTCTAATGATTACCTCCTTCATTAATTGACCATACATGGACTAAGTTTCCTTCGACTAATAAccacagtaaattcatcaagaACATTTTTAGACtcgtatacacaatataaaatggctataaaaataatattaaatattaatattatttaaagatgtCTATTCTTAAAtctcaataatttttaagaattaaattcaatttgattctataatttatcaaaaaaacaatttgtacaGGACAAGGGCTATAAAGACATTGTATTATCTTCTAGGCtttgaactatattttataatatacctatgttgaTTAAATCTACTAactcttttaaaattgtataaattgcaGCCTAGTACCAAAAGTGactaattacataaaatatttatttcgatagaagtcttaaaattaaaaattatttacattttgaacataattaTTCCTATAAACAATTTAGGAaacctaataatttttaatattatatccaagtttgtcatgaaatatataaattaactaggcTTGTTATTGCACGATGTTCATGTTATGTACTTTAACTGACTTTAATTagtattgaaatttaatttaagttaccGTTAACAAGTAGGATGATGCACTTGAGGCTGGTATTCTTTCTTTGCATAAAGCTTGGTAGTCAAACATAGGTATAcgcctaaatattttttttgatatcattgtTTCCATAATAACTCCAGTACTCTTTAATTCAGTTTGTGCAAAAAATCTGCCAGTATCTGCTGGAATTTCTGACAGTACGACATATCCATTTTCGTCAATTATATAACAATCAACGTGGTCAGATGTGCATGGTAAACAACTTGGGCACTAAAAATCactaaaagttaataaaaataattcaataaaaaataaataaaaataaattgctaaCATTTTCATTGGTCTGCGTGATTTCCATAAAGCGATCGTAGAATTTCTTATGTAACATTTCATATCCAACTACTGACCCTGGTGCCTCATTATTTTCATCCTCAACAAATATAGCATGACTGGCAGTGATTTTTAGTTTATCATTGTCTCCTATTCATAAAACATGAATGCAgaagttgaaatattaattatattaaaaaacccATATAAAACTTAATACCAGAATTAAAAGGCACTGAAAATACAAATGCTTGTGGATTAAGGTTACGATATAGTACAGGACGCTTATACCAAACTTCCTCAACCGATCGGTTATGAACATCTCCAAACtgtctaaatttaaatacatacaactattaactaattttttttaacgaatatttgtaaaattaataataataataatattgtttattctgTATGTTGTACATACAATTCACCTTCAGCCAGATCAAGTATATGTTGCCATCTACTCAACCCTCCTTGGGTCGCCAAAAATCTGACACTAACATTATATTGGTTTACATAACGCTTCCTATAGACCAAAACGATTCATttaagattattaaattattaattcagaatacaaaaacattacatatttttaaaactcacTCAAATTCTGAAGTAGGATTCCAGGTTGAATTGTATAATGCATGTGTTATTTTTGCATCAAAAAATAGAAGTTGCATTAATTCTTTATCGcctgaaatagtgaaatttaAACCAGTATTagcgaaataaattaaattctgaGCTAATTTTAGATTAACTTACAGTAGAACTCATCTATGTCTATTGGTTTTCTGTCACATTCCCCTATTTaccatacaataaaattaaatcaactagaggtattttattttaaaatatagttgccCTTACGTCTATCAAAATCGtccattgaaatattttcaaaatttgaatctgGATATTGCTCTCTCCATTCCCAATCtggagaaaatattttttccataaaatgaAGCAATTTTTCTTCaggattttcaaattttcgctCTGATGAATGAAAATAATCACAATACACCctgaaatatttgtatagtggaaatgtataaaaacttgaaattgaaaacaatatttcaattaatataccAGTTTGGATGAATTTTCCATTtatcttgaaaatatttatcaaatagttcATCTAAAAGATACAATACTTATCAATTAGGTACTttctaactataaaatatatattcttcaaacgtattatttaaaacattatatttacttttttctatggatttattaatttcatcacCAGCTTTAATCCAATTGTTACCATAAGAGGCAGGTAATACTAAACCAAGTGTAAAAGGGCCTTCTATTTTTGGGTCTAATGCAGTATAATGATAATTACGAACTTCAGACCCAACTCTTCTCTAAATAAATATGTCCACTAATTTATTCTTACcatctaaaatctatatttatagtttattattaattatttttactataccaTATTGTCGTAGTGAAACTTAATGCTTAAATTTTCCATTGATCCACGCTTATGATTTACAATTGATTCCCGTAACTACTTAAATAACaacattcaaaatgtattaaatttttccaaatgattaataatattacttcatACATGAACTATATGATGATGTGGTTGTCTTGGCTCTTCATCGTTATCATCCAACATTTCCAATTCGGTTAGGTCAATACTATTGTGATTATCTTTTAAGATACCGTCTTCCTTTAAACCATATTTGTTGAAGAAGTATATTAGAACTAAAAACAATAtctttcttaaatatttttacttacgaCAGGTCTCAACTTTGGATGAAAAAGCACATAACCATTATTTGTAACAACAAAAGCATAGCCATTTACACCAATctaaaaagtcaaaaataaatttattatatttattattaatttataattactttgactataaatttgaataaatacctatacaaccaaaaatttaaaaacaaacaattcattaaaaaaaagtgggtaagtactgtcactctgctgtacagtaggttactgtaatggatggtgttaaatttgaattcaatggtataatatcattgtatacgaagaacggttctgagcaaagacggtgGCTGTCAGTCTGACAGtctatgatatattactaaaatactaagtatatttgatgatattattgtgaattaagtaatttatatataacatatttacgtggaaccttgttttaaattttcaatccttagctataaaagttgaacattttataaatttttaaccacaatatagttattaaattttaaatttgatacattttgtcaacatttgaactttaaatgcttataaaaaaaaaactgtgcctatgtatttttaatatttttcaactgctattgtaacaatatatcaagagccttaacttttcacgcttttttacccaatcaAATCaagttttatcgatatttatagaaaaaaaaaacagtcaaaaaaagtcaaaatatttcaaaattttatggtatatagaaaatgaaaatataaacattcagtaaaattttcacgtatctacagttatttgtttttgaaaaaaaataacacaaccactacatgagaaatcgagtgaatatccaatattgtaaaaatatgaatttcaaacgctcataaaaatttaatttgatttgcttgtagacatttgtttcttgataaaggtagacaaacttttgaggaatcttgtattacattttcaaatcttagatttaaaaagaaaaatttttatgaattctcaactcaaaataatttttctcagTATTTTGgtaagatttgaactttaaatgtttattaataaaaactgtgactaaggatttttaatatttttcaaatgtcattgtaacaatatagtaggagctttgtattaactTTTCAAGCTTTcatacccaacaaataaagttttattgacattcatagaaaaaaaagttggaaactgtgtatatccgtaaacagcacaaaacgagtcaaaatattttgaaaattttttcttgtatagaaaaggctaatataaacattagtgaaaattttatgtatttacgatcatttgttttagagttacaccaaaagccaaaatcgattttatcataaatttggGTAACAAttcacgtttttccttaatttttattttcggcGTTTTGGAAAACTaatgggaattttaaattttaaattttgaccccccaaaagtGCCAActaaccaactagattcactttcccatcaaacaagatactgaagttgaaaattgaagcattatttcgactactaatcgtgtacacagacacaaaaataaaaaaacacacatcattgtaaaaacaatacattcatcattacgaatctaaaatactaattaaataagAGAATGCCACTGTCAAAAtgctgttatttttataacgaaagttttgttttttatccttattattttatatttttgcaactACCAAGTactaacaatagtaataatgtagAGCCACTTAAAAGTAACTTTGAATTAGAACTCCTTAAAAAAGAGTgttctattaataatttttatgcatcaaatttatactattatgctTACTTTGTATGGAAGTGTTAGTTTTTCAAATTCAGAAATTGGTACATCAGTTCCAGCAACACCGAGCAAATCTCCTTTAACTCTggtcttaaataaaatatacacatttaaaaaaaataattaatgagtttaccataagtacctacttaggaAGTAGTATAActtgttgaaaatttaaaatgtagttaTTACCATATGCCTAGaactttataataacaaataaatgaaaCCAACCTTATTATTTTCATccctttttttattaaatattggtaTAGAAATCGCAGTCATTGGCCTGTATTCTTGATAATTTCCATCCTCATCTACACTCTGTACAACAatgttctaatattattatttggtattcaataaaat
This region includes:
- the LOC132946202 gene encoding E3 ubiquitin-protein ligase TRAIP-like isoform X4, with the protein product MLASCSICGDCFTGIHPESVHSTPCGHVFHYECLMTWIQRSQTCPHCRSKVTEKQIIKLYFHNNSNLSIKEDISSLTHQVQSLTYENTLKKEEIKNLLTITKKDKEQLTSLKKHIKDVEDKIRGHQTLVSTLQESVRYYKSECKKSSCYKLEAEDLRKDLVKYQSINSILYGTAADSQEAVSLLKKKTDIQTLCLLITSFKKEIQTLKESNRDLETKFSQRVTKYMELKRHLCNVNSKESVNIRVMEKLKSEITDLEAEILRLQKKCENLESLVQANDDTPRRTELRKRIIYESPAPDLSITPSLEKGLKTVINSPENSVSSMEQPKGQLKPHSLNKKTEQSSSHCVNTFMPKSPRRPIGFMRPPLTTKSRFNYKLRN
- the LOC132946202 gene encoding E3 ubiquitin-protein ligase TRAIP-like isoform X2 produces the protein MLASCSICGDCFTGIHPESVHSTPCGHVFHYECLMTWIQRSQTCPHCRSKVTEKQIIKLYFHNNSNLSIKEDISSLTHQVQSLTYENTLKKEEIKNLLTITKKDKEQLTSLKKHIKDVEDKIRGHQTLVSTLQESVRYYKSECKKSSCYKLEAEDLRKDLVKYQSINSILYGTAADSQEAVSLLKKKTDIQTLCLLITSFKKEIQTLKESNRDLETKFSQRVTKYMELKRHLCNVNSKESVNIRVMEKLKSEITDLEAEILRLQKKCENLESLVQANDDTPRRTELRKRIIYESPAPDLSITPSLEKGLKTVINSPENSVSSMEQPKGQLKPHSLNKKTEQSSSHCVNTFMPKSPRRPIGFMRPPLTTKSVLLRFEYYLH
- the LOC132946202 gene encoding E3 ubiquitin-protein ligase TRAIP-like isoform X3 codes for the protein MLASCSICGDCFTGIHPESVHSTPCGHVFHYECLMTWIQRSQTCPHCRSKVTEKQIIKLYFHNNSNLSIKEDISSLTHQVQSLTYENTLKKEEIKNLLTITKKDKEQLTSLKKHIKDVEDKIRGHQTLVSTLQESVRYYKSECKKSSCYKLEAEDLRKDLVKYQSINSILYGTAADSQEAVSLLKKKTDIQTLCLLITSFKKEIQTLKESNRDLETKFSQRVTKYMELKRHLCNVNSKESVNIRVMEKLKSEITDLEAEILRLQKKCENLESLVQANDDTPRRTELRKRIIYESPAPDLSITPSLEKGLKTVINSPENSVSSMEQPKGQLKPHSLNKKTEQSSSHCVNTFMPKSPRRPIGFMRPPLTTKSRIGTNESNI
- the LOC132946202 gene encoding E3 ubiquitin-protein ligase TRAIP-like isoform X1: MLASCSICGDCFTGIHPESVHSTPCGHVFHYECLMTWIQRSQTCPHCRSKVTEKQIIKLYFHNNSNLSIKEDISSLTHQVQSLTYENTLKKEEIKNLLTITKKDKEQLTSLKKHIKDVEDKIRGHQTLVSTLQESVRYYKSECKKSSCYKLEAEDLRKDLVKYQSINSILYGTAADSQEAVSLLKKKTDIQTLCLLITSFKKEIQTLKESNRDLETKFSQRVTKYMELKRHLCNVNSKESVNIRVMEKLKSEITDLEAEILRLQKKCENLESLVQANDDTPRRTELRKRIIYESPAPDLSITPSLEKGLKTVINSPENSVSSMEQPKGQLKPHSLNKKTEQSSSHCVNTFMPKSPRRPIGFMRPPLTTKSVSANYVSKSMVFSSSSDEEMFDGLGGRSKPDVYPSRQKPVTKKRKLVSNFKKKPPPSNGNTTLDSFLSAEIL
- the LOC132946199 gene encoding voltage-dependent calcium channel subunit alpha-2/delta-3 isoform X2, whose protein sequence is MNICVSVSTFLVAVLFVIYAIDVQDDKKNNLEELLVENWAETFGKELWYLGQNITKSDEIRLRYKKLNETHVFRTNASQLLQNISTAMNRMIRLKMTAVSCLMDAAERLSEEFEWKFYGENGISNYTYYNAKYSPVEGIDDCNDTDRTTPNISLDLGKIIIQLEFKTMNLTKNDHFYGLSVNTDYSAVYLPTILFEKLEHVQKPLQWSEKMDEVFLQNYRSDPSLSWQYFGSTAGFMRHYPAIRWSAKPSVFDTRLRPWYIQAATCSKDVVILLDISGSMSGMHQSISQLVIKSLLKTFNNDDSINIIFFNTGFTYLVTCFKELLVQATPENLYTFHKAIIEDPRLLPSSTANYSKAFIEAFQLLSNNRNNNRCSEETCNQMIMLVTDDDPNEELFDVVQKYNRIDDNKFTNIPVRIFTYMMGRDTTTTPELERLACENRGSFAHVHSKDEVLESVLKYIAVLARPLVLQAEKHPVTWSHTFMDISSVDEDGNYQEYRPMTAISIPIFNKKRDENNKTRVKGDLLGVAGTDVPISEFEKLTLPYKIGVNGYAFVVTNNGYVLFHPKLRPVEDGILKDNHNSIDLTELEMLDDNDEEPRQPHHHIVHLRESIVNHKRGSMENLSIKFHYDNMRRVGSEVRNYHYTALDPKIEGPFTLGLVLPASYGNNWIKAGDEINKSIEKNELFDKYFQDKWKIHPNWVYCDYFHSSERKFENPEEKLLHFMEKIFSPDWEWREQYPDSNFENISMDDFDRRECDRKPIDIDEFYCDKELMQLLFFDAKITHALYNSTWNPTSEFEKRYVNQYNVSVRFLATQGGLSRWQHILDLAEGELQFGDVHNRSVEEVWYKRPVLYRNLNPQAFVFSVPFNSGDNDKLKITASHAIFVEDENNEAPGSVVGYEMLHKKFYDRFMEITQTNENCPSCLPCTSDHVDCYIIDENGYVVLSEIPADTGRFFAQTELKSTGVIMETMISKKIFRRIPMFDYQALCKERIPASSASSYLLTPFYIVYTSLKMFLMNLLWLLVEGNLVHVWSINEGGYGDDVVPNKNPEKFKIISKPCDKIADLFMLQHEHLSAEGFDAPPPAGSTIRPFFVKRIAHSNLLLVVVKNAESSQSHLSVNPVKVEYKNTSGIITDHSCNKLNLNSFYRRKLGGCYNSHPEEPNTKVCSKCNIIKSTILFVLLMSNLCIHI
- the LOC132946199 gene encoding voltage-dependent calcium channel subunit alpha-2/delta-3 isoform X1 → MNICVSVSTFLVAVLFVIYAIDVQDDKKNNLEELLVENWAETFGKELWYLGQNITKSDEIRLRYKKLNETHVFRTNASQLLQNISTAMNRMIRLKMTAVSCLMDAAERLSEEFEWKFYGENGISNYTYYNAKYSPVEGIDDCNDTDRTTPNISLDLGKIIIQLEFKTMNLTKNDHFYGLSVNTDYSAVYLPTILFEKLEHVQKPLQWSEKMDEVFLQNYRSDPSLSWQYFGSTAGFMRHYPAIRWSAKPSVFDTRLRPWYIQAATCSKDVVILLDISGSMSGMHQSISQLVIKSLLKTFNNDDSINIIFFNTGFTYLVTCFKELLVQATPENLYTFHKAIIEDPRLLPSSTANYSKAFIEAFQLLSNNRNNNRCSEETCNQMIMLVTDDDPNEELFDVVQKYNRIDDNKFTNIPVRIFTYMMGRDTTTTPELERLACENRGSFAHVHSKDEVLESVLKYIAVLARPLVLQAEKHPVTWSHTFMDISDPYVTSALKNSMDLDKQMSDLAANLNEQKQFPNQHKMDSKYLILNSESVDEDGNYQEYRPMTAISIPIFNKKRDENNKTRVKGDLLGVAGTDVPISEFEKLTLPYKIGVNGYAFVVTNNGYVLFHPKLRPVEDGILKDNHNSIDLTELEMLDDNDEEPRQPHHHIVHLRESIVNHKRGSMENLSIKFHYDNMRRVGSEVRNYHYTALDPKIEGPFTLGLVLPASYGNNWIKAGDEINKSIEKNELFDKYFQDKWKIHPNWVYCDYFHSSERKFENPEEKLLHFMEKIFSPDWEWREQYPDSNFENISMDDFDRRECDRKPIDIDEFYCDKELMQLLFFDAKITHALYNSTWNPTSEFEKRYVNQYNVSVRFLATQGGLSRWQHILDLAEGELQFGDVHNRSVEEVWYKRPVLYRNLNPQAFVFSVPFNSGDNDKLKITASHAIFVEDENNEAPGSVVGYEMLHKKFYDRFMEITQTNENCPSCLPCTSDHVDCYIIDENGYVVLSEIPADTGRFFAQTELKSTGVIMETMISKKIFRRIPMFDYQALCKERIPASSASSYLLTPFYIVYTSLKMFLMNLLWLLVEGNLVHVWSINEGGYGDDVVPNKNPEKFKIISKPCDKIADLFMLQHEHLSAEGFDAPPPAGSTIRPFFVKRIAHSNLLLVVVKNAESSQSHLSVNPVKVEYKNTSGIITDHSCNKLNLNSFYRRKLGGCYNSHPEEPNTKVCSKCNIIKSTILFVLLMSNLCIHI